From a single Sneathia sanguinegens genomic region:
- a CDS encoding DUF2752 domain-containing protein — protein MYTKAKWVYLDLFILGTISLLLNKFNIRICIFYHIFKIPCPGCGLTRGFIELSKLNVIKSLKYNILCIPILLTFIIYTFLVIIKKDYLIIKFINKYKYAVIITFMLLQLVVFIININNPLLY, from the coding sequence ATGTATACTAAAGCAAAATGGGTTTATTTAGATTTATTTATTTTAGGTACTATATCATTATTATTGAATAAATTCAATATTAGAATATGCATATTTTATCATATTTTTAAAATTCCTTGTCCTGGATGTGGATTAACTAGAGGATTTATTGAGTTATCAAAATTAAATGTTATAAAAAGTTTAAAATATAATATACTATGTATACCTATTTTATTAACTTTTATTATTTATACTTTTTTAGTCATAATAAAAAAAGATTATTTAATAATAAAATTCATAAATAAATATAAATATGCTGTTATAATTACATTTATGCTATTACAGTTAGTAGTATTTATTATAAACATTAA
- a CDS encoding TM2 domain-containing protein, giving the protein MEKQKIDLYLVTNSKYFESTSIPIIKQRLEKLDDDSFLAIHACELKDPTTILIISIFLGSLGIDRFMIGDIGMGILKLLTGGCCGLLTIIDWFTIVKKTKQKNLATLFLVI; this is encoded by the coding sequence TTGGAAAAACAAAAAATTGATTTATATTTAGTTACAAATTCAAAATATTTTGAAAGTACTTCTATTCCTATTATAAAGCAAAGATTAGAAAAGTTAGATGATGATTCTTTTTTAGCTATTCATGCTTGTGAATTAAAAGATCCCACAACTATATTAATAATTTCTATTTTTTTAGGTAGTTTAGGAATAGATAGATTTATGATTGGTGATATAGGAATGGGAATTTTAAAATTATTAACAGGTGGATGTTGTGGATTATTAACAATAATTGATTGGTTTACAATCGTTAAGAAAACTAAGCAAAAAAATTTAGCAACATTATTTTTGGTAATTTAA